A genomic window from Osmia bicornis bicornis chromosome 4, iOsmBic2.1, whole genome shotgun sequence includes:
- the LOC114873990 gene encoding uncharacterized protein LOC114873990: MIITRKVARWALLLKREALGRNYGAQKRSEQAPSGVTAMLPRSGRVDDNIDTDTDTVATDLHRTSSRVALALPLPFPFPYYYHYYYHYNPRVGIAASKSLFKLDRRTLDKDHEDDLPIPVERIDEPQGKATCAKLLAASTEPKTKEQQDVEHGEQETENVPRGIEKEITVFASVDSNCLNYQNVRARFSA, translated from the coding sequence ATGATAATAACGAGAAAGGTGGCACGGTGGGCGCTCCTCCTGAAGCGAGAGGCGCTCGGCCGAAACTACGGTGCACAAAAGCGGTCAGAACAAGCACCCTCCGGTGTCACGGCGATGCTGCCTCGTTCCGGCCGGGTAGATGACAACATCGACACCGACACCGACACCGTGGCCACCGACCTGCACAGGACCAGCAGCCGCGTCGCGTTGGCGCTGCCGTTGCCGTTCCCGTTCCCGTACTactatcactattactatcaCTACAACCCTCGTGTTGGCATCGCCGCTTCAAAGTCGTTATTCAAGCTAGATCGCCGCACGCTCGACAAAGACCACGAGGACGACTTGCCGATACCGGTCGAGAGGATCGACGAACCGCAAGGGAAAGCTACGTGTGCTAAGTTGTTAGCCGCATCGACCGAGCCAAAAACGAAGGAGCAACAGGACGTGGAACACGGTGAACAGGAAACGGAGAACGTGCCGAGAGGAATAGAGAAGGAAATAACAGTGTTCGCGAGCGTGGACAGTAACTGCCTTAATTATCAGAACGTACGAGCACGATTTTCTGCATGA